In Natronomonas halophila, one DNA window encodes the following:
- the mutL gene encoding DNA mismatch repair endonuclease MutL — translation MAPEIRQLDETTRDRIAAGEVVERPASVVKELVENALDADASRVDVRVEAGGTDRIVVSDDGFGMAESEARKAVREHTTSKLRDIGDLDAIGTLGFRGEALHAIGSVARLAIRTKPRGGSRGTELVVEGGDVVECGPVGCPEGTTVEVTDLFGNVPARRKYLKTAATEFDHIQQVVAGYALANPGVAVTLEHDGRETFSTPGDGDRRSAVLSVYGREVAASMIPVGDAREEGDADTDAGPLAGVEGLVSHPETNRASREYMTTLVNGRYVTANVVREAIVDAYGTQLAPDRYPFAVIDIDVPAGGVDVNVHPRKLEVLFADDEGVRETVSDAVEAALLEEGLLRSRAPRGRSAPEQTEISPDTGEGGDADNPERTDSGHRARPETGAGSNPTDASRGTNRADASSTASRSEPSAAWEEDDAIEEAPAQSPDSAARDEDNDRFRETPDQRTFGGTETTGTPKAMDRLPELRVLGQFDGTYIVAETDDGLVLVDQHAADERVNYERLQERFAGEVTTQALADPIELDLTAREAALLDDYQEALARLGFRVQRTGDRTAAVTTVPALVAERIGDDAPELARDLLAEFVDGDPEGTVESVVDDLLGDLACHPSIKGNTSLREGTVTGLLSALDDCENPYACPHGRPTIIELSREEIQDRFERDYPGHGG, via the coding sequence ATGGCTCCGGAAATCAGACAACTCGACGAGACGACGCGGGACCGAATCGCCGCCGGCGAGGTCGTCGAGCGACCGGCATCGGTCGTCAAGGAACTGGTCGAGAACGCCTTAGACGCCGACGCCTCCCGCGTGGACGTCCGCGTCGAGGCCGGCGGCACCGACCGCATCGTCGTTTCCGACGACGGCTTCGGCATGGCCGAAAGCGAGGCCCGCAAGGCCGTCCGGGAGCATACGACCAGCAAACTCCGGGATATCGGCGACCTCGACGCCATCGGCACCCTCGGCTTCCGCGGGGAGGCCCTCCACGCCATCGGGTCGGTCGCCCGGCTGGCGATTCGGACGAAGCCACGCGGTGGCTCCCGCGGCACCGAACTCGTCGTCGAGGGCGGCGACGTGGTCGAGTGCGGCCCTGTCGGCTGTCCCGAGGGCACGACCGTCGAAGTGACCGACCTCTTCGGGAACGTCCCCGCGCGGCGGAAATACCTCAAGACCGCCGCCACGGAGTTCGACCACATCCAACAGGTCGTCGCCGGTTACGCGCTGGCCAACCCCGGCGTCGCGGTGACGCTGGAACACGACGGCCGCGAGACCTTCTCGACGCCCGGCGACGGCGACCGCCGCAGCGCCGTCCTCTCGGTCTACGGCCGCGAAGTCGCGGCGTCGATGATTCCCGTCGGCGACGCCCGCGAGGAGGGCGACGCCGACACCGACGCCGGCCCGCTGGCGGGCGTCGAGGGCCTCGTCAGCCACCCCGAAACGAACCGCGCGAGTCGCGAATACATGACGACGCTCGTCAACGGCCGCTACGTGACCGCGAACGTCGTCCGAGAGGCCATCGTCGACGCCTACGGAACCCAACTCGCGCCGGACCGCTACCCCTTCGCCGTCATCGACATCGACGTCCCGGCCGGCGGCGTCGACGTGAACGTCCACCCCCGAAAACTGGAGGTGCTCTTCGCCGACGACGAGGGCGTCCGCGAGACGGTCAGCGACGCGGTGGAGGCCGCACTGCTGGAGGAGGGTCTGCTCCGCTCGCGTGCGCCGCGCGGACGGTCGGCCCCCGAACAGACCGAAATCTCGCCGGATACGGGCGAAGGCGGTGATGCGGACAACCCGGAACGCACCGACTCGGGTCACCGTGCTCGACCCGAAACGGGGGCGGGTTCGAACCCCACCGACGCTTCGCGTGGAACGAATCGAGCGGACGCTTCGTCGACGGCTTCGCGAAGCGAGCCATCCGCTGCGTGGGAGGAGGACGATGCTATCGAGGAGGCCCCCGCGCAGTCGCCCGATTCCGCCGCCAGAGACGAGGACAACGACCGCTTCCGCGAGACGCCGGACCAGCGCACCTTCGGCGGCACCGAAACGACGGGCACGCCCAAGGCGATGGACCGCCTGCCGGAACTACGCGTCCTCGGGCAGTTCGACGGCACCTACATCGTCGCGGAAACCGACGACGGCCTCGTGTTGGTCGACCAGCACGCCGCCGACGAACGGGTCAACTACGAGCGACTTCAGGAACGCTTCGCGGGCGAGGTGACCACGCAGGCGCTCGCCGACCCGATTGAACTGGATTTGACTGCCCGCGAGGCCGCGCTGCTGGACGATTATCAGGAGGCGCTGGCCCGCCTCGGCTTCCGCGTCCAGCGGACCGGCGACCGGACCGCCGCGGTGACGACGGTGCCGGCACTGGTCGCCGAGCGTATCGGGGACGACGCGCCCGAACTCGCCCGCGACCTGCTGGCGGAGTTCGTCGACGGCGACCCAGAAGGAACGGTCGAGTCCGTAGTGGACGACCTGCTCGGGGATTTGGCCTGCCATCCGTCTATTAAGGGTAATACGTCGCTGCGCGAGGGGACGGTGACGGGGCTGCTGTCGGCGCTGGACGACTGCGAGAAC